Proteins found in one Pontibacter sp. SGAir0037 genomic segment:
- a CDS encoding YgaP-like transmembrane domain gives MANAFKTFIPPNPKKSGRQRQAKGFTNIGTTGRVLSVLGGAALAYYGWSRKQSPLGKSLTTAGGYLVLRGASGFCPVNEALHIDTAHSKTEGFEVTSSVTILKPRQEVYQFWRKLENLPKFMQYLEDVRQTGHRRSHWVAKVPKNIISKEKLSTVEWDAEIDREEENSLIAWRSLPGSEIENSGEVRFTDAPANRGTVVQATIAYHPPAGAAGKLAAKLLNPAFKELVKQDLRRFKRLLEAGEIPTIIGQPSGRKNENY, from the coding sequence ATGGCTAACGCATTTAAAACTTTCATTCCTCCTAATCCAAAGAAATCTGGCAGGCAGAGGCAAGCAAAAGGCTTTACCAATATAGGGACGACTGGCAGAGTATTATCTGTTTTGGGTGGTGCGGCTTTGGCATATTACGGATGGAGCAGAAAACAATCCCCTCTCGGAAAAAGCTTAACCACAGCGGGCGGTTACCTGGTGCTACGGGGAGCTTCTGGTTTCTGCCCGGTTAATGAGGCCCTGCACATAGATACGGCTCATTCTAAGACCGAAGGGTTTGAAGTCACTTCAAGCGTTACCATACTTAAGCCTCGTCAGGAGGTATATCAATTCTGGCGCAAGCTCGAAAACTTGCCCAAGTTTATGCAATACCTGGAAGATGTGAGGCAGACAGGTCACAGGCGCTCGCACTGGGTAGCCAAGGTTCCCAAAAATATTATCTCCAAAGAGAAACTCAGCACCGTGGAGTGGGATGCCGAAATAGACCGGGAGGAAGAAAATAGCCTGATAGCCTGGCGCTCCCTGCCTGGTTCTGAAATTGAAAATTCCGGTGAAGTCCGTTTTACGGATGCTCCCGCAAACCGGGGTACCGTGGTGCAAGCTACCATTGCGTACCATCCGCCGGCAGGAGCTGCCGGGAAGCTAGCCGCCAAATTGCTGAATCCGGCATTTAAGGAATTGGTAAAACAAGACCTTCGCCGTTTTAAGCGTCTGCTGGAAGCAGGAGAAATTCCGACCATTATTGGCCAACCCTCTGGTCGCAAAAATGAGAACTACTAA